From the genome of Pseudomonas sp. gcc21, one region includes:
- a CDS encoding DUF748 domain-containing protein, protein MKKPLSILLVVLVIIALLLVALRVALPGIVRDTLNEKMASMGEDYRGEVEDVDLAIWRGAATLKNVSVHKVQDNEQVPFFQAPEADLSLRWAPLIREQILAIKIHLLEPELNFVDGPAEADQYGDEVDWRDTVKQLLQVDIDEFHYDNGSVHFRNFTSEPPVNVYATNVDVMVYNLTNAEDKDGSRDARLEGTADFLDHAPVEAQANFDPLLRFENFDARMRLDGLDLTRLNDFAAAYGNFDFKAGHGEVVMEIEAEESQLSGYVKPLLREVEVFDFEQDVANEDKGFFRGIWEALVHGGEEVLSNPSADQFATRIELEGSLDDPEVSAMQAFFAILRNAFVEAFTPQFERSLGTEEEGS, encoded by the coding sequence ATGAAAAAGCCTTTAAGCATCCTGCTCGTCGTGCTCGTGATTATAGCGCTTCTGTTGGTCGCGCTACGCGTGGCGTTGCCCGGTATTGTTCGCGATACGCTGAACGAAAAAATGGCCAGTATGGGCGAAGATTACCGGGGCGAAGTCGAGGATGTCGACCTGGCAATATGGCGCGGTGCGGCGACGCTGAAAAATGTCAGCGTTCACAAGGTTCAGGACAACGAGCAGGTTCCCTTTTTTCAGGCGCCCGAAGCGGACCTGTCGCTGCGTTGGGCACCGTTGATTCGCGAGCAGATACTGGCGATCAAGATACACCTTCTGGAGCCTGAGCTTAATTTTGTCGATGGCCCAGCGGAAGCCGATCAGTATGGCGACGAGGTCGACTGGCGCGACACGGTGAAGCAACTCCTGCAAGTCGATATCGATGAGTTTCATTACGACAACGGCAGCGTGCATTTCCGCAATTTCACCTCCGAGCCGCCCGTGAACGTCTATGCCACCAACGTCGATGTCATGGTGTACAACCTAACCAACGCGGAAGACAAGGACGGATCCAGGGACGCCCGTCTCGAAGGAACAGCTGACTTTCTCGACCACGCACCGGTTGAAGCCCAGGCCAATTTTGATCCCTTGCTGCGCTTTGAAAACTTCGACGCGCGGATGCGTCTGGATGGGCTAGATCTGACCCGGTTGAATGATTTTGCCGCGGCCTACGGCAATTTTGATTTCAAGGCCGGTCACGGCGAGGTCGTCATGGAGATCGAGGCGGAAGAAAGCCAGTTGAGTGGCTACGTCAAACCCTTGCTGCGCGAAGTTGAAGTGTTCGATTTCGAGCAGGATGTCGCCAACGAAGACAAGGGCTTCTTCCGCGGTATATGGGAAGCGCTGGTCCATGGCGGGGAAGAGGTACTGTCCAATCCCTCAGCTGACCAGTTTGCCACCCGGATTGAACTCGAGGGGTCGCTGGATGACCCTGAAGTCAGTGCAATGCAGGCTTTTTTCGCTATCTTGCGCAATGCGTTCGTAGAAGCTTTCACACCTCAGTTCGAACGCTCGCTGGGTACTGAAGAAGAGGGGTCCTGA
- a CDS encoding S9 family peptidase — protein sequence MPPVARRDEKAIDPYAWLEQRDAPEVLAYLEEENRHTETWLAENQDRRDQLFEEIRGRIRETDLSLPATKGGWLYYQRTEAGAEYPRFYRCPRPDNGGLEIDPATQQLLLDLNVLAGDDFLHLGGFTISPDHHWLAYSLDRQGNETYQLYLKDLSTGEVTELDLPQADGSLTWANDSTTLFAMSMDETSRPSTLWRLRPGQPAQKVFHEADQRFYVHAYRSSSEQWLMLACDSKNTSEVRVLSADEPEGQWELLAERHEGHEYQVDHGPQGLFIRSNAQGENFCLYRCDPLTPSRDHWEMFVETDSARTLEDFDVQQHGLVLHYRDQGLIALEVRPQAGAAYTVQMPDAVYSLHVQGGEEYVSERIRLRYESLNRPAQVRALDLSSGEQQILKETPVEGPFSADDYSVRREWATAPDGTRIPISLVGRPGSLNALAPCYLYGYGSYGASMDPWFSHARLSLLDRGWVFAIAHVRGGADMGEAWYQAGKLEHKENTFKDFIACAEHLIERGYTDSPRLVVAGGSAGGLLIGNVINQRPELFAAAVADVPFVDVWNTMNNPALPLTIGEYEEWGNPAETQVAERIKGYAPYEQVRKQDYPALFVTAGYHDMRVQYWEAAKWVAKLRYHKTDHRPLLLRTQMSAGHGGASGRYQAMRELAEEYSFLLAVIEG from the coding sequence ATGCCACCCGTTGCCCGCCGAGACGAAAAAGCGATAGATCCCTATGCCTGGCTGGAGCAGCGCGATGCTCCGGAAGTCCTGGCATATCTGGAAGAAGAAAACCGTCATACCGAAACATGGCTGGCGGAAAATCAGGATCGTCGCGATCAGCTCTTCGAGGAAATTCGCGGACGCATCCGTGAGACAGACTTGTCGCTTCCCGCCACCAAGGGAGGCTGGCTATATTACCAACGCACCGAGGCCGGTGCCGAATATCCGCGCTTCTACCGGTGCCCCCGTCCGGACAATGGCGGCCTCGAGATTGACCCAGCGACGCAACAACTGCTGCTCGACCTGAACGTATTAGCCGGTGATGACTTTCTGCATCTGGGTGGATTCACGATCAGCCCGGACCACCACTGGCTGGCTTATAGCCTTGACCGTCAGGGTAACGAGACCTATCAGCTTTACCTGAAAGATCTCAGTACCGGTGAGGTAACCGAGCTTGATCTACCCCAGGCTGATGGCAGCCTGACCTGGGCGAATGACAGCACGACGCTGTTTGCGATGAGTATGGACGAGACGTCTCGCCCTTCGACATTGTGGCGATTGCGACCGGGACAGCCTGCGCAAAAGGTATTTCACGAAGCTGACCAGCGCTTCTACGTCCACGCCTACCGCAGCAGCTCCGAGCAGTGGCTGATGCTTGCCTGCGACAGCAAGAACACCAGTGAGGTGCGGGTGTTATCGGCGGATGAGCCTGAAGGCCAGTGGGAACTACTTGCCGAACGCCATGAAGGGCACGAATATCAGGTCGATCATGGCCCGCAGGGTCTGTTCATTCGCAGTAATGCCCAGGGTGAGAATTTCTGCCTTTATCGTTGCGACCCTCTGACTCCTTCGCGGGATCACTGGGAAATGTTCGTAGAAACCGACTCGGCCCGCACACTGGAAGACTTTGATGTACAACAGCACGGGCTGGTTCTGCATTACCGCGACCAGGGGTTGATCGCCCTTGAAGTGCGTCCGCAGGCCGGCGCCGCTTATACCGTACAAATGCCTGATGCCGTCTACAGTTTGCACGTACAAGGCGGCGAAGAATACGTCAGCGAGCGCATCAGACTGCGCTATGAATCGCTGAACCGGCCAGCTCAGGTTCGCGCATTGGACCTATCCAGTGGTGAACAACAGATACTCAAGGAAACGCCGGTAGAAGGACCATTTTCAGCAGACGATTACAGCGTCAGGCGCGAATGGGCGACGGCACCAGACGGCACGCGCATACCTATCAGTCTTGTCGGTCGGCCAGGCAGCCTGAACGCCCTGGCGCCCTGTTATCTGTATGGATACGGCTCCTACGGCGCAAGCATGGATCCCTGGTTTTCCCACGCCCGACTTTCACTGCTGGATCGCGGCTGGGTGTTCGCCATCGCCCATGTGCGCGGCGGCGCAGATATGGGAGAGGCCTGGTATCAGGCGGGCAAACTCGAGCACAAGGAAAATACCTTCAAGGATTTCATTGCCTGCGCGGAGCATCTGATAGAGAGAGGATACACCGACAGCCCGCGACTGGTTGTCGCCGGCGGTAGCGCCGGCGGGCTGCTTATCGGCAACGTCATCAATCAGCGACCTGAGCTGTTCGCTGCAGCGGTGGCAGATGTGCCTTTTGTCGATGTATGGAACACCATGAACAATCCCGCCCTTCCTCTGACCATTGGCGAGTACGAGGAATGGGGCAACCCGGCCGAGACGCAGGTGGCAGAACGCATCAAGGGCTACGCCCCTTATGAACAGGTCCGCAAACAGGATTACCCGGCGTTATTCGTTACGGCCGGATACCACGACATGCGGGTTCAATACTGGGAGGCTGCCAAGTGGGTTGCCAAACTGCGCTATCACAAGACTGACCACCGTCCGCTGCTGCTACGCACTCAGATGAGCGCAGGGCATGGCGGGGCCAGTGGACGTTATCAGGCCATGCGCGAACTGGCCGAAGAATACAGCTTTCTACTTGCGGTTATCGAAGGCTGA
- a CDS encoding cold-shock protein, translating into MATGTVKWFNDTKGFGFITPDGGGDDLFAHFSEIKVQGFKSLAENQKVSFDITTGPKGKQAANIQIIG; encoded by the coding sequence ATGGCAACTGGTACAGTTAAGTGGTTCAACGACACTAAAGGCTTTGGCTTCATTACTCCGGACGGCGGTGGTGATGATCTGTTCGCCCACTTCTCCGAAATCAAGGTTCAGGGCTTCAAATCCCTCGCCGAGAACCAGAAGGTGTCCTTCGACATCACTACTGGTCCTAAAGGCAAGCAAGCTGCGAACATTCAGATCATCGGTTAA
- the cysK gene encoding cysteine synthase A produces the protein MSHIFADNSQSIGNTPLVRINRLGPKGVDILAKIEGRNPAYSVKCRIGASMVWDAEGSGRLKPGMTIVEPTSGNTGIGLAYVAAARGYKLILTMPASMSLERRKVLKALGAELVLTEPAQGMKGAIQKAQEIAASDPEQHLLLQQFENPSNPDIHEKTTGPEIWKDTDGSIDVLVSGVGTGGTLTGVSRYIKNQCGKAIISVAVEPASSPVISQTLAGEEVKPSPHKIQGIGAGFVPANLDLSMVDRAEQVTDEESKSMALRLMREEGILCGISGGAAMAAAVRLAQLPEMQGQMIVVVLPDSGERYLSSMLFDDLFSEQELVQ, from the coding sequence ATGAGCCATATCTTTGCTGATAATTCACAGTCCATCGGTAACACGCCGCTGGTCAGGATCAACCGCCTCGGCCCCAAGGGCGTGGATATCCTGGCGAAGATCGAAGGGCGTAACCCGGCCTACTCCGTCAAGTGCCGCATAGGTGCGAGCATGGTCTGGGATGCCGAAGGCAGCGGTCGCCTGAAACCCGGAATGACCATAGTCGAACCCACTTCAGGTAACACCGGCATCGGTCTGGCTTACGTAGCAGCCGCCCGCGGATACAAACTGATCCTGACCATGCCAGCATCAATGAGCCTGGAGCGGCGCAAGGTTCTCAAGGCACTCGGCGCCGAACTGGTGTTGACCGAGCCGGCACAGGGCATGAAAGGCGCGATTCAGAAAGCACAGGAGATCGCCGCGTCCGACCCGGAACAGCATCTGCTGCTGCAACAGTTTGAAAACCCGTCCAACCCGGATATTCATGAAAAAACCACCGGACCCGAAATCTGGAAAGATACCGACGGGTCAATAGATGTACTGGTCTCAGGGGTAGGCACTGGCGGGACACTGACTGGCGTATCGCGCTATATAAAGAACCAGTGCGGCAAAGCGATAATCTCGGTCGCGGTGGAGCCGGCATCTTCGCCGGTGATCAGCCAGACGCTTGCCGGTGAAGAGGTGAAACCCAGCCCGCACAAGATTCAGGGTATTGGCGCGGGTTTCGTTCCGGCCAACCTGGATCTGAGCATGGTCGATCGCGCCGAGCAAGTCACAGACGAAGAGTCCAAGAGCATGGCCCTGCGCCTGATGCGAGAGGAAGGCATCCTCTGCGGGATCTCGGGCGGCGCAGCCATGGCCGCTGCGGTACGTCTGGCGCAGTTGCCCGAAATGCAGGGCCAGATGATAGTCGTGGTCCTGCCTGACTCTGGCGAACGTTATCTTTCCAGCATGCTCTTTGACGATCTGTTCAGCGAGCAGGAGCTGGTCCAGTAA
- a CDS encoding VWA domain-containing protein, producing MLLGLFNEMRAAKVPVSVRELLDLINALKHHVVFADMDEFYYLARTVMVKDERHFDKFDRAFGAYFKGLENLDQLLEALIPEDWLRKQFERMLTDEEREKIKSLGGLDKLIEEFKKRLEEQKERHAGGNKWIGTGGTSPFGSGGYNPEGIRVGDAGQRQGKAAKVWDKREYKNLDDQVELGTRNMKVALRRLRKFARQGAADELDIDGTIDHTARDGGLLNIQMRPERRNAVKLLLLFDIGGSMDAHIKVCEELFSACRTEFKHLEYYYFHNCVYESVWKNNMRRTAERTSTLDLLHKYGPDYKVVFVGDAAMAPYEITQPGGSVEHWNEEAGHVWIQRFMQQYKKLIWINPYPKDAWDYTSSTRIIRDLIEDRMYPLTLEGLEEGMKYLAK from the coding sequence ATGTTACTGGGCCTGTTCAACGAAATGCGCGCAGCGAAGGTGCCGGTGTCGGTGCGGGAGCTGCTGGATTTGATCAATGCGTTGAAACACCATGTGGTGTTCGCCGACATGGACGAATTCTATTACCTCGCTCGCACCGTCATGGTTAAGGACGAGCGCCATTTCGACAAGTTCGATCGCGCGTTCGGTGCTTATTTCAAAGGGCTGGAGAACCTGGATCAGTTGCTGGAAGCGCTGATCCCGGAGGATTGGCTGCGCAAGCAATTCGAGCGCATGTTGACCGACGAAGAGCGCGAGAAGATCAAGTCGCTCGGCGGGTTGGACAAGCTGATCGAGGAGTTCAAGAAGCGCCTCGAGGAACAGAAGGAGCGTCACGCCGGCGGCAACAAGTGGATTGGCACCGGTGGCACCAGTCCTTTCGGCTCCGGTGGCTACAACCCCGAGGGCATCCGCGTCGGTGATGCGGGTCAGCGGCAGGGTAAAGCGGCCAAGGTCTGGGACAAGCGCGAATACAAGAATCTGGATGACCAGGTTGAGCTGGGAACGCGCAACATGAAGGTCGCGCTGCGTCGGCTGCGCAAGTTTGCACGCCAGGGTGCGGCTGACGAACTGGATATCGACGGTACCATCGACCATACCGCACGTGATGGCGGCCTGTTAAATATCCAGATGCGACCGGAGCGGCGTAATGCGGTAAAGCTGTTGTTGCTGTTCGATATCGGCGGCTCCATGGACGCGCATATCAAGGTCTGCGAGGAGCTCTTCTCGGCCTGTCGCACTGAATTCAAGCATCTCGAGTACTACTACTTCCATAACTGCGTGTACGAATCAGTTTGGAAGAACAATATGCGCCGGACGGCCGAACGGACCTCCACGCTGGACCTGCTGCACAAGTACGGGCCGGACTACAAGGTGGTGTTTGTTGGCGATGCGGCGATGGCGCCCTATGAGATCACTCAGCCGGGTGGGAGCGTCGAGCATTGGAACGAGGAAGCCGGGCACGTCTGGATTCAGCGGTTCATGCAGCAGTACAAAAAACTCATCTGGATTAATCCCTATCCCAAAGATGCTTGGGATTACACTTCCTCGACGCGCATCATCCGTGACCTGATCGAAGACCGTATGTATCCCTTGACCCTGGAAGGTCTGGAAGAGGGGATGAAATACCTGGCCAAGTAA
- the aceK gene encoding bifunctional isocitrate dehydrogenase kinase/phosphatase, translating into MPLIHVRIAQHILVGFDVYRARFQEITRGARSRFEQARWVDIQDASTARINMYEECVKATAHSLNGQFELTDIMDVRNWPHIRDAYIELIDPRLDGELAETWYNSIFCRFHRHELISDRTMFVHTTRPVTRPPSRIPLTRGFISEGSLEDLARQILEEYSFETPWHDFDGDCAKIVAYLRQGLPDWAQLDRGLTVEIIQNVFYRNKGAYLVGRLLSQEEQWPFVLPLVHHENQGISVDTLITDEAEVSIIFSFTRSYFMVNAPVPCEMISFIKRLLPGKHIAELYTAIGFYKQGKSEFYRALIEHLARKEDRFVMAPGVRGMVMSVFTLPGFNTVFKIIKDRFAPSKNIDRATVIEKYRLVKRHDRVGRMADTQEFSDFRFPRDRFDPDCLAELLEVAAQTVIEEGDVILIRHCWTERRMTPLNIYLETASETQTREVLLDYGKSIKQLAAANIFPGDMLLKNFGVTRHGRVVFYDYDEISYLTEVNFRHIPEPMYPEQEMASEPWYSVGPNDVFPEEFPVFLFADINHRKLFASMHGELFDADYWKMLQEKISAGQIIDVYPYKRPGVEAGRASVDV; encoded by the coding sequence ATGCCGTTGATACATGTACGTATTGCCCAGCACATCCTTGTCGGGTTTGATGTCTACAGAGCCCGTTTCCAGGAAATTACCCGCGGCGCGCGCAGCCGTTTCGAGCAGGCGCGCTGGGTCGATATTCAGGACGCTTCGACTGCGCGCATTAACATGTACGAAGAATGCGTCAAAGCGACCGCGCACAGCCTGAACGGGCAATTCGAACTGACCGACATCATGGATGTCCGCAACTGGCCGCACATCCGCGATGCATATATAGAGCTGATCGATCCACGGCTCGATGGAGAGCTGGCAGAGACCTGGTACAACTCGATCTTCTGCCGGTTCCATCGTCACGAACTGATCAGTGACCGCACCATGTTTGTCCACACCACCAGACCGGTAACCCGCCCGCCGTCACGTATACCACTGACCAGAGGATTCATATCCGAAGGCTCGCTGGAAGATCTGGCGCGACAGATTCTTGAGGAATACAGCTTCGAAACGCCATGGCACGACTTCGATGGCGATTGCGCAAAAATCGTCGCCTATCTAAGGCAGGGCTTGCCCGATTGGGCCCAGCTGGATCGCGGATTGACGGTAGAGATAATTCAGAACGTGTTCTACCGCAACAAGGGCGCTTACCTGGTGGGCAGACTCCTCAGCCAGGAAGAGCAATGGCCTTTTGTGTTGCCGCTTGTTCACCATGAAAATCAGGGCATCAGCGTGGATACCCTGATTACCGATGAAGCAGAAGTGTCGATTATCTTCTCCTTCACCCGCTCCTATTTCATGGTCAATGCACCTGTGCCCTGCGAGATGATCAGCTTCATCAAGCGGCTGCTACCGGGCAAGCATATAGCCGAGCTGTACACCGCGATCGGCTTTTATAAACAAGGCAAATCCGAATTCTATCGCGCCCTGATCGAACACCTGGCGCGCAAGGAAGATCGGTTCGTCATGGCGCCGGGGGTACGCGGGATGGTGATGAGCGTTTTTACGCTTCCCGGCTTCAACACCGTATTCAAGATCATCAAGGACCGCTTTGCTCCGTCAAAGAACATTGACCGGGCGACCGTCATCGAAAAATACCGGTTGGTGAAACGCCACGACCGGGTCGGCCGCATGGCCGATACGCAGGAGTTCTCGGACTTCCGTTTTCCGCGCGATCGATTCGACCCCGACTGCCTGGCAGAGCTGCTGGAGGTGGCGGCCCAGACAGTAATAGAAGAAGGCGACGTCATCCTCATACGGCACTGCTGGACCGAACGGCGCATGACGCCCCTTAACATCTATCTCGAAACAGCCAGCGAGACCCAAACTCGCGAAGTGCTGCTGGATTACGGAAAATCGATCAAACAACTAGCCGCTGCGAATATTTTTCCGGGCGACATGCTGCTGAAAAATTTCGGCGTAACCCGCCATGGCCGCGTGGTGTTCTACGATTATGACGAGATCAGTTACCTGACCGAAGTGAACTTCAGGCATATCCCCGAGCCAATGTATCCCGAGCAGGAAATGGCGTCCGAACCGTGGTACTCGGTCGGGCCCAACGATGTCTTTCCGGAGGAATTCCCGGTTTTCCTGTTCGCCGATATCAACCACCGCAAGCTGTTCGCCAGCATGCACGGTGAGCTGTTCGACGCCGACTACTGGAAGATGCTGCAGGAAAAAATCAGCGCTGGGCAGATCATCGATGTATATCCCTACAAACGACCTGGCGTCGAGGCAGGCCGCGCCTCCGTGGATGTTTGA
- a CDS encoding MoxR family ATPase, which translates to MKFEGTQSYVATDDLKLAVNAAITLERPLLIKGEPGTGKTMLAEQLAESMGAKLITWHIKSTTKAHQGLYEYDAVSRLRDSQLGVDKVHDVSNYIKKGKLWEAFESEERAILLIDEIDKADIEFPNDLLQELDKMEFFVYETNETIKAKQRPIIIITSNNEKELPDAFLRRCFFHYIAFPDRETMQKIVDVHYPEIKKELVSEAMDIFFDVRKVPGLKKKPSTSELVDWLKLLMADQIPEAVLRDRDPTKAIPPLYGALLKNEQDVHLLERLAFMTRRQNR; encoded by the coding sequence ATGAAGTTCGAAGGCACTCAGTCTTACGTCGCCACTGACGACCTGAAGCTGGCGGTTAATGCTGCAATTACTCTGGAACGCCCACTGCTGATCAAGGGTGAGCCCGGCACCGGCAAGACCATGCTGGCCGAACAGTTGGCTGAGTCGATGGGCGCCAAACTGATCACCTGGCATATCAAGTCGACCACCAAGGCACACCAGGGCTTGTATGAATATGATGCGGTCAGCCGCCTGCGCGATTCCCAGCTTGGCGTCGACAAGGTGCATGACGTCAGCAACTATATAAAGAAGGGCAAGCTATGGGAGGCGTTCGAATCCGAAGAACGCGCTATCCTGCTAATCGACGAAATCGACAAGGCCGACATCGAGTTCCCCAATGACTTGCTGCAAGAGCTCGACAAAATGGAGTTCTTTGTCTACGAGACAAACGAAACCATAAAGGCCAAGCAACGCCCGATCATCATCATCACCTCGAACAACGAAAAGGAGCTGCCCGACGCCTTCCTGCGTCGCTGTTTCTTCCACTACATCGCTTTCCCTGACCGCGAGACCATGCAGAAGATCGTTGATGTCCACTATCCGGAAATCAAGAAAGAGCTGGTTTCCGAAGCAATGGATATCTTCTTCGATGTGCGCAAGGTGCCCGGCCTGAAAAAGAAACCCTCCACATCCGAGCTGGTCGACTGGCTCAAGCTGCTGATGGCTGACCAGATTCCGGAGGCGGTCCTGCGTGATCGCGACCCGACCAAGGCTATCCCGCCGTTGTACGGTGCGTTGCTGAAGAACGAGCAGGATGTGCATCTGCTGGAACGCCTGGCATTCATGACGCGCCGGCAGAATCGCTGA
- a CDS encoding TetR/AcrR family transcriptional regulator, protein MDSSNEKKSNDALRLSLFRAAEAIVSELGASQLTFASLSERTGVDESTLRAEFPDREALLSAMIEHRLERFRVRWGAYESVLPDEPMRELKALLLSNLSESTEEKNLDSAIFAAAASNPALLRTTSDDIQGLFDILEKSPLGLAQASILFFSVRGYRLFEQIGICPMTDSQRTDFQEQIMQLARNMYEQKTGE, encoded by the coding sequence GTGGACAGTAGCAATGAAAAAAAGAGTAACGACGCGCTTCGGTTGAGTCTGTTTCGTGCCGCCGAGGCCATCGTCAGCGAGTTGGGCGCATCCCAGCTTACCTTCGCCAGTCTGAGCGAACGCACCGGCGTTGATGAATCGACCCTTCGCGCCGAGTTTCCAGACCGTGAAGCTCTGCTGTCAGCCATGATCGAACACCGCCTGGAGCGTTTCCGTGTCCGCTGGGGAGCCTATGAAAGCGTTCTGCCCGATGAGCCCATGCGTGAGCTCAAGGCCTTGCTGCTCAGCAACCTGAGTGAATCGACAGAAGAGAAGAATCTCGATTCGGCAATCTTCGCAGCTGCAGCCAGTAATCCAGCGCTACTGCGCACGACGTCCGATGACATACAGGGGCTGTTCGATATTCTGGAGAAATCGCCCCTGGGCCTGGCTCAGGCAAGCATCCTGTTCTTTTCGGTTCGCGGTTATCGACTGTTCGAACAGATCGGCATTTGCCCCATGACTGACAGTCAGCGGACCGATTTCCAGGAACAGATCATGCAGTTGGCAAGAAACATGTACGAGCAGAAAACCGGCGAATGA
- a CDS encoding Fe2+-dependent dioxygenase, with protein sequence MLMVIDNVLSKDEVRECRRHLDQADWQDGSHTAGTLAAGVKQNRQIDANATIAVELGNHIVRRLGSHPLFISAALPEKIYPPRFNSYSDGGHYGAHVDGAVMPLPGSHGTLRSDLSATLFLSEPEEYDGGELTIETAFGAQQIKLAAGDLVLYPSTSLHRVEPVTRGTRVCSFFWIQSMVRDEGKRSLLFDLDQSIQGLTPRQPKADPDILQLTGVYHNLLRRWAEV encoded by the coding sequence ATGCTGATGGTCATCGACAATGTACTGAGCAAAGATGAGGTAAGGGAATGTCGACGCCATCTGGACCAGGCCGACTGGCAGGATGGCTCGCATACAGCCGGCACCCTTGCCGCCGGCGTCAAGCAGAACAGGCAGATCGACGCGAACGCAACTATTGCAGTGGAGCTTGGCAATCACATTGTGCGCAGGCTAGGCAGTCATCCGCTGTTCATTTCCGCCGCCCTGCCGGAGAAGATCTACCCGCCCAGATTCAACAGCTATAGCGATGGGGGCCATTACGGTGCTCATGTGGACGGCGCGGTGATGCCGCTTCCCGGCAGTCATGGCACGCTTCGAAGTGACCTGTCGGCTACGCTCTTTCTGTCTGAACCAGAGGAATACGATGGCGGTGAACTCACCATCGAAACGGCCTTTGGCGCGCAACAGATCAAGCTGGCCGCCGGTGATCTGGTGCTGTATCCATCTACCAGTCTGCATCGGGTCGAACCGGTAACCCGGGGAACGCGGGTGTGCTCGTTCTTCTGGATCCAGAGCATGGTACGTGATGAGGGCAAGCGGAGCTTGCTGTTCGATCTTGATCAGTCCATTCAGGGATTGACGCCGCGCCAGCCGAAGGCTGACCCGGACATCCTCCAGCTGACCGGCGTATACCACAACCTGCTGCGCCGTTGGGCCGAGGTTTAA
- a CDS encoding MFS transporter, which produces MLNESEYQTVWMIYLAAAACAWLVWWQMTRWIKWWFVREPLWVIAAVLLFVPARVDPAEPWMAPAFFIWLLDTLFDTGDNVGRMLGNLSLALVIAGIAYVGLVLLRAGWRHWRGRSNESAAAAR; this is translated from the coding sequence ATGTTGAATGAATCCGAATACCAGACTGTCTGGATGATTTATCTTGCTGCGGCAGCCTGTGCCTGGCTGGTCTGGTGGCAAATGACCCGCTGGATCAAATGGTGGTTCGTACGCGAACCGCTTTGGGTGATCGCTGCGGTGTTGTTATTCGTCCCGGCGCGGGTTGATCCGGCGGAGCCGTGGATGGCTCCGGCTTTCTTTATATGGCTGCTGGATACGCTATTCGATACGGGGGACAACGTGGGCAGAATGTTGGGCAATCTCAGTCTGGCACTTGTGATCGCGGGTATTGCCTACGTAGGGCTGGTTCTGTTGCGTGCCGGTTGGCGGCATTGGCGCGGCAGAAGTAACGAGTCGGCAGCGGCAGCTCGCTAG